In Equus przewalskii isolate Varuska chromosome 14, EquPr2, whole genome shotgun sequence, the sequence ACGTCTAACAGTGACCTCCTGGCACTGTCTCCAAATCCAAAGAACTGGGATGAGTTTAACACCAAACTTGCAAAGCCCCTGGATCCCGACCAGATCCCAATACAAAACCAAGAGCCTCTACTACAGCCTTTAGAAATTCCTGATATTCTCCAGCTCCTGGCCTGCATCGATCCCCTCGGACCAGAGGACCACCCTGCTTCCGAAAACGCTGATGTGGGAAAGAGTAGCCTGAGTCTTGAGGGCCAAGGGACACTGGACAACGGGACCGAGGCTAGCGGTGGCTTTGCAGACATCGCTACACTGATGGAGGATGGTCACCTTCCCCAACTATTCGACCCCTTGAAAGACCTTGATCAACCCCAAGGCCCCGAGCTGATCCAAGCCAAAGACACAGGAGCCATCGAGTCCATCCAGCTGCAGCAAAAGATAAGTGGCAGAAAGGCTGCCTCCGAGTACACCAGGAAGAACAAACATCAGGCCTCTGAGCCTCTCGATGGTGCTCCCAAGGCCAAAATCCAGCCAAAGGACCCGGAGTGCCTGTCAGGGGGAGACAGGGCTCCTGAGAACGAGGCCGAGCACTCCAACAGCAAACCTCAGAAAGCTGCACCCAGCAGGATCAGTACAACTAAGAGCCATGGGCAGGAAAGGACCAAGAGGACCAGAGGAAACAACCCCAAGAAAGCCGGAGAGAGTCGGCAGTCAGGGACTGAAGTCAGGGTGGAAGAGAAGCCAATGATGCCCAAGATGAAGCGGAGGAAGAATCAGCCCGAGCTGAGCCAAGAAACCTTTAGGCGGCCTCGAACCAGCCTCGGCCAGCACATGTTGGAGTCGGTGCAGGTGTTTCATGCTCTGGGGAGGAAGAGTGAGAAGAACACCGGGCCCTCTTCCTCCCGGGCCCTGGGAACCTCCAGCAACCCCAaacacccccagccctgcccagctaTCAAACCGTGGCTGGATAAACCACTGGAGGGTCAGTGTCCTGAGGAAACTCAAGTCAAAGCCCAGAAAGCAGAGAGCAGTGCTGAAAAGGAGTGTCCACCTCCATCCCGGGACGAGCTGCCACCTCCTGGGAAGGTCAGGTTGGTACCTTTGCCTTTTCTGTCCGTGGACAAGCCTCCAGCTCGACCTGTTCCTCGGAGGCCACAGGCTCTGGCCTCACATCGGCCTGCTGTGGCAGACCCTGCCCGGCCTGCTTCCACCAACTCAGCTCAACCAACTGCAGTCAATTCCACCCACCCAGCTCCTGCATCTTTGACAGGTCCTGCCAGACCAGCTCGGCCAATTTCCACCAACCCCGCTCGACCAGGTTGGACCAACCCCACCCGACCTAGCGTCCCTCAGTGTCCTGCTTCAAGGCCTGCACCTTACACAACAGCGTCTTGCACTTCTCTCCAGCAGGAGCCCGTTGCCACTGCTGTGCCCATGCTCCAGGCCCCGCCCAAGCCTCCCGCCCAGTATCTACTGGAGGATTTCAGCAGGCAACCAATTCCATGGAGGAAACCCGACATTCCAGGGC encodes:
- the LOC103559858 gene encoding uncharacterized protein C2orf78-like encodes the protein MSENFQNPSLLGTPNSLQLSLPVVSDAASLAGSVCNFSRVSAPAVSSGWLLPSASGTSSQPLMGSAYLYQHSSTTTLSGVTGQSQSSTSAASYPGLFEWGVPGSTAQESSSLGDCTLTVTGHDTAVSSMYMAAQYDRTSGANNPVPLYPSLSTSLVQGTPSRVPNQGHSLSLPYQEGSQVYYCGHGTLGPLLSGELGPCLQSYGSVSYTGAGASAPQPEMVLVLKEIQPTHGLPPASTSGVYYAASAPAIPQTRFQVVETSLGMETSLGLQPPSQKIYLQQAPEFPKSCSSRNTQMLQSDPPAELGDMSLTAPDKTSNSDLLALSPNPKNWDEFNTKLAKPLDPDQIPIQNQEPLLQPLEIPDILQLLACIDPLGPEDHPASENADVGKSSLSLEGQGTLDNGTEASGGFADIATLMEDGHLPQLFDPLKDLDQPQGPELIQAKDTGAIESIQLQQKISGRKAASEYTRKNKHQASEPLDGAPKAKIQPKDPECLSGGDRAPENEAEHSNSKPQKAAPSRISTTKSHGQERTKRTRGNNPKKAGESRQSGTEVRVEEKPMMPKMKRRKNQPELSQETFRRPRTSLGQHMLESVQVFHALGRKSEKNTGPSSSRALGTSSNPKHPQPCPAIKPWLDKPLEGQCPEETQVKAQKAESSAEKECPPPSRDELPPPGKVRLVPLPFLSVDKPPARPVPRRPQALASHRPAVADPARPASTNSAQPTAVNSTHPAPASLTGPARPARPISTNPARPGWTNPTRPSVPQCPASRPAPYTTASCTSLQQEPVATAVPMLQAPPKPPAQYLLEDFSRQPIPWRKPDIPGPVMSEPITQEQRPEREAMKRQAQQEREKAAKYTSRGKVQFFTEREKEMEISRYYGYAI